In Juglans microcarpa x Juglans regia isolate MS1-56 chromosome 4S, Jm3101_v1.0, whole genome shotgun sequence, a single window of DNA contains:
- the LOC121262192 gene encoding uncharacterized protein LOC121262192, which produces MVIVLIALGILAIRKIYDEKKQHKLSILIMNELLGSSVDVLSEYYYSGKKPLSLQRSDTSTIDLDRITPDDVPDTEDDNSEGGNELEDPLLIASRNGISEIVEKVLELFPIAINEVNKENKNVMLLAVQYRQPRVFQILLKKNVMIKDRVLRVVDTSGNNAAHLAAEVGEYRPWLIPGEALQMQYVHQVFVTEKIPCNFLTCRNKDDKTPEELFVAKHQQLVKDGGKWLIKTSESYSVVAGLIATVAFATSSAVPGGIRDNIGTPTFENRTPFHLFAISSLIALCFSVTALVTFLSILTSRNKERDFGKGLPLKLLIGLTSLFFAIAAMLISFCSGHRFVIDDKLKYVAYPVYAATCLPRKKEEPYESAVCDGWSAFIGNL; this is translated from the exons ATGGTGATAGTTCTAATTGCTCTAG GAATTCTCGCGATAAGAAAGATATATGACGAGAAAAAGCAGCACAAGTTGTCCATTCTGATCATGAACGAACTTCTGGGGAGTAGTGTCGATGTGTTGTCCGAATATTATTACAGTGGAAAGAAGCCCTTAAGCTTGCAACGGTCTGATACAAGCACAATAGATCTGGACCGAATAACTCCAGACGATGTTCCCGATACTGAAGATGACAACAGTGAAG GTGGGAACGAACTAGAAGATCCTTTATTAATTGCTTCGCGAAATGGCATTTCCGAAATTGTAGAGAAAGTTCTGGAACTGTTTCCGATTGCCATAAATGAAGTgaataaagaaaacaagaatgtaATGTTATTGGCGGTGCAGTACAGACAACCACGTGTATTTCAAATCCTgttgaaaaaaaatgtcatgATCAAAGACAGGGTGTTACGGGTGGTGGATACAAGTGGGAATAATGCAGCTCATCTCGCGGCTGAGGTTGGAGAATATAGGCCTTGGCTGATTCCCGGGGAGGCCTTGCAAATGCAATATGTACATCAAGTG TTCGTCACAGAGAAAATTCCCTGTAACTTTCTTACCTGCCGCAACAAGGACGACAAAACCCCTGAGGAACTATTCGTCGCAAAACACCAGCAGCTCGTCAAGGACGGTGGCAAGTGGTTAATTAAAACCTCCGAATCCTACTCCGTTGTCGCTGGACTCATAGCCACCGTGGCCTTTGCCACCTCCTCTGCAGTTCCTGGAGGCATAAGGGATAATATTGGCACTCCAACATTTGAAAACAGAACCCCATTCCACCTCTTTGCCATCTCATCACTCATCGCACTCTGCTTCTCGGTCACGGCTTTGGTGACGTTCCTCTCCATCTTAACATCaaggaataaagaaagagatttcGGAAAGGGCTTGCCATTGAAGCTCTTGATAGGTTTAACGTCCTTGTTCTTTGCCATAGCCGCGATGTTGATTTCCTTCTGCTCGGGACATCGCTTTGTGATAGACGATAAGTTAAAATATGTGGCGTATCCAGTGTATGCAGCAACCTGCCTACCG agaaagaaagaggagcCGTATGAGTCAGCAGTGTGCGATGGCTGGAGTGCCTTCATTGGTAACTTGTGA